The proteins below come from a single Argentina anserina chromosome 1, drPotAnse1.1, whole genome shotgun sequence genomic window:
- the LOC126804693 gene encoding uncharacterized protein LOC126804693 gives MVIDYRDVNKKTIKDGYQTAQVRVLINGLKGARIFSKFDAKSSFWQVKMHLDSIPLTAFGTPQGHYEWLVMPFGSKRLDPEEESEPNKKTLSERYKTGDKTVGLLHDGRHYQYIVSYDDAESSKPAGKQKPKPMKNWDKQLDDKSTSKEEAQSATSEDKKKLLNEFLLHSKPATTVQSKALEVLTEELYGSHTKDKKIATEECQVPKFEILVEVRSLCKELGTRKERSGELGIEVLTTFRKEKSQSTKSSSIVNV, from the exons ATGGTGATAGATTATAGAGATGTGAACAAGAAGACCATCAAGGATGGATATCAGACAGCTCAAGTGAGAGTCCTCATCAACGGACTTAAAGGAGCAAGAATCTTCTCCAAGTTTGATGcaaaatcaagtttctggCAAGTCAAAATGCATCTTGATTCCATACCTTTAACTGCTtttggaactcctcaaggacacTATGAATGGCTAGTCATGCCATTTGG AAGCAAGAGACTGGATCCAGAAGAAGAGTCTGAACCAAATAAGAAGACTCTATCTGAAAGATACAAGACTGGAGACAAAACTGTTGGACTGTTACATGATGGACGTCATTACCAGTATATAGTCTCATACGATGATGCTGAATCAAGCAAACCAGCTGGAAAACAGAAGCCAAAACCAATGAAGAATTGGGACAAGCAATTGGATGATAAATCCACATCAAAAGAAGAAGCTCAATCGGCAACCTCTGAAGATAAGAAGAAACTCTTAAATGAGTTCTTGCTGCATTCTAAGCCAGCCACAACTGTTCAATCGAAGG CCCTTGAAGTTTTAACAGAAGAATTGTATGGATCTCATACTAAAGACAAGAAGATTGCTACTGAAGAATGTCAAGTTCCAAAG TTTGAAATCTTAGTTGAAGTTCGGAGTCTATGTAAGGAGCTCGGTACGAGAAAGGAGAGATCAGGCGAACTTGGCATTGAAGTTCTCACTACTTTTCGGAAAGAAAAGAGTCAGTCTACTAAGAGTTCTAGTATAGTGAATGTATAG
- the LOC126804709 gene encoding NADPH-dependent aldehyde reductase-like protein, chloroplastic, with amino-acid sequence MANQNLNGRVAIVTGGSRGIDREIAIHLHSLGARVIINYASSSKQAEELASQLNTNSSELSAIAVKADVSDPDEVKLLFDKAEQEMGQVHVLVNSAGVLDPKYPSLADTTVDDWDKTFSINTKGAFLVCREAANRLARGGARRIIMITTSAVGGLMPGYAAYAASKAAVETITKIVAKELKGTGITANCVAPGPVATELFFAGKSEETMNKMKDACPLGRLGQPQDVSPVVGFLAGDAGQWINGQVLRVNGGSVIKPSKDGVETHKKSVSECI; translated from the exons ATGgcaaatcagaatctgaacGGGCGGGTAGCCATTGTCACCGGCGGCTCCCGTGGCATCGACCGTGAAATAGCAATCCACCTGCACTCCCTTGGCGCGAGAGTCATCATCAACTACGCTTCAAGTTCGAAGCAGGCAGAAGAACTGGCCTCCCAGCTCAACACCAACAGCTCAGAGCTATCCGCCATCGCTGTCAAAGCAGATGTCTCAGACCCAGATGAGGTCAAGCTCCTCTTTGACAAGGCCGAGCAGGAAATGGGCCAGGTCCATGTCCTGGTCAACTCCGCCGGCGTCTTGGATCCCAAGTACCCTTCTCTCGCCGACACCACCGTCGACGACTGGGACAAGACCTTCAGTATTAACACCAAAGGAGCCTTCTTGGTTTGCAGAGAAGCCGCCAACAGACTCGCTCGCGGCGGCGCCAGAAGAATTATCATGATCACCACCTCCGCTGTCGGGGGACTTATGCCCGGTTACGCCGCCTATGCTGCCTCCAAGGCCGCCGTGGAAACCATTACCAAAATTGTGGCCAAGGAGCTGAAGGGTACCGGCATCACTGCCAACTGTGTCGCTCCTGGCCCCGTCGCCACCGAGCTCTTCTTCGCAGGAAAAAGTGAGGAAACCATGAACAAGATGAAGGATGCTTGCCCTCTTGGCCGCCTTGGTCAGCCCCAAGATGTGTCTCCGGTTGTTGGGTTTCTTGCTGGAGATGCAGGGCAGTGGATCAACGGTCAGGTTCTTAGGGTCAATGGCGGATCTGTCATC aaaccatccaaaGACGGTGtagaaacacacaaaaagagTGTcagtgagtgcatataa
- the LOC126782344 gene encoding apyrase 2 has translation MLKRSGRGSTDSLPDKLYKYRSLLLLISVPLLLLTFVFYVMPSQTQIHSSIPSKTSYAVIFDAGSSGSRVHVFSFDHNLNLLPIGKDLELFIQTKPGLSFYASNPRSAAQSLTDLLQKAEAAVPKDLRPFTPVRVGATAGLRALGADASDRILRAVRDLLKQSSSLISRSDSVTVIDGTQEGSFQWVTINYLLGNLGKQYSDTVGVVDLGGGSVQMAYAISDADAAKAPRLSDGEDVYVRKMSLKGTNYNLYVHSYLHYGLLAARAEILKASDVSGNPCILEGYDGFYKYGGETFKASSSGSSLEGCRRVILKALKVNEETCTHMKCTFGGVWNGGGGDGQRNLFVASFFFDRAAEAGFVNAKEPVAKVHPGDFEEAAKRACQTKLEDAKSTYPQVEEDNLPYLCMDLVYQFTLLVDGFGLNPWQEITLVKKVKYNNALVEAAWPLGSAIEAVSTLK, from the exons ATGCTGAAGCGCTCCGGCCGAGGGAGCACTGACTCCCTCCCTGACAAGCTCTACAAGTACCGcagtctcctcctcctcatctcCGTCCCTCTTCTCCTCTTGACCTTCGTCTTCTACGTCATGCCCTCCCAGACTCAGATTCACTCCTCCATTCCCTCCAAGACCTCCTACGCCGTCATCTTCGACGCCGGAAGCTCCGGCAGCCGCGTCCACGTCTTCTCCTTTGACCACAACCTCAATCTCCTCCCCATCGGTAAGGATCTCGAGCTCTTCATTCAGACCAAGCCCGGTCTCAGCTTCTACGCCTCCAACCCTCGCAGTGCCGCCCAGTCACTCACAGATCTCCTCCAGAAGGCCGAGGCCGCCGTTCCCAAGGACCTCCGTCCCTTCACTCCCGTCCGCGTCGGCGCTACTGCCGGCCTCCGTGCCCTCGGTGCGGATGCTTCCGATCGCATTCTCCGGGCCGTCAGGGATTTGCTCAAACAGTCCAGCTCCCTCATCTCCCGATCCGATTCCGTTACTGTCATCGACGGAACTCAGGAGGGCTCGTTCCAGTGG GTCACTATCAACTATCTTCTCGGCAATTTGGGGAAGCAATACTCTGATACTGTTGGGGTGGTTGATCTCGGCGGCGGATCTGTTCAAATGGCTTACGCTATCTCCGACGCTGATGCTGCAAAGGCGCCTAGGCTTTCCGACGGCGAGGATGTATATGTAAGGAAAATGTCTCTTAAAGGAACAAATTATAACCTCTACGTTCACAG TTATCTGCATTACGGGTTACTGGCGGCTCGAGCTGAGATTttaaaggcttctgatgtttCTGGCAACCCCTGTATTTTAGAGGGTTATGATG GTTTTTACAAATATGGAGGAGAAACTTTTAAAGCTTCCTCATCTGGATCAAGCCTAGAGGGTTGCAGGAGAGTAATTCTGAAGGCACTTAAAGTAAATGAAGAGACATGTACACACATGAAATGCACATTTGGCGGGGTGTGGAATGGTGGAGGAGGGGATGGACAAAGGAACCTTTTTGTTGCCTCATTTTTCTTTGACAGAGCTGCGGAG GCTGGATTTGTTAACGCAAAAGAACCTGTTGCCAAAGTTCACCCTGGAGACTTTGAGGAGGCAGCTAAGCGTGCTTGTCAAACTAAACTGGAGGATGCCAAATCCACATATCCACAAGTTGAAGAGGACAACCTGCCTTACTTGTGCATGGATCTTGTCTACCAGTTTACATTGCTTGTAGATGGATTTG GTTTAAATCCATGGCAAGAGATTACGTTGGTGAAGAAAGTTAAATATAACAATGCCTTGGTTGAAGCAGCATGGCCACTAGGCAGTGCCATAGAGGCGGTTTCCACATTAAAATGA